The following are from one region of the Advenella mimigardefordensis DPN7 genome:
- a CDS encoding DUF411 domain-containing protein, whose translation MKTLIFSMALLTAASGVYAAEKSVTVYHDPNCGCCTGWVQHMRDAGYSVNAIRTADMSAIKQKLKVPAALASCHTAVVDDTGQIVEGHVPASVVDKLITKRSVTGVAAPGMPANSPGMGPMDGNLVTVDFSGQPFSRD comes from the coding sequence ATGAAAACGCTAATATTTTCAATGGCACTGTTAACGGCCGCTTCCGGCGTCTATGCAGCGGAAAAATCCGTCACGGTGTATCACGATCCCAATTGTGGATGCTGTACGGGCTGGGTGCAGCATATGCGCGATGCCGGATACAGTGTAAATGCAATCAGGACCGCAGATATGTCTGCGATCAAGCAGAAACTTAAGGTACCGGCAGCGCTGGCATCCTGCCACACGGCGGTTGTAGACGACACGGGGCAAATTGTTGAGGGGCATGTGCCGGCCTCTGTGGTGGATAAGTTGATTACGAAGCGGTCTGTCACAGGTGTGGCTGCACCCGGCATGCCCGCCAACTCGCCCGGTATGGGGCCCATGGACGGTAATCTGGTAACCGTGGATTTTTCCGGACAACCGTTTTCCCGGGATTGA
- a CDS encoding heavy-metal-associated domain-containing protein, translated as MKFQIENMTCGGCVRRVTAAVQAVDASATVSANVGEHSVDIQSTSTQQALMDALETAGYPARPVV; from the coding sequence ATGAAATTCCAAATCGAAAACATGACTTGCGGTGGATGTGTACGCCGGGTAACTGCAGCTGTCCAGGCGGTTGACGCATCCGCAACCGTTTCCGCCAATGTGGGCGAGCACAGTGTAGACATTCAGTCCACCAGTACTCAGCAGGCGCTTATGGATGCGCTGGAAACGGCCGGCTATCCGGCACGACCGGTGGTATAA
- a CDS encoding HpcH/HpaI aldolase/citrate lyase family protein produces MKSKLFVPASRPELFEKALNSQADALSFDLEDAVLEMHKDQARQQLNDFLQSLQPESQKKTIIVRINDMGTAWFEDDLQACMVDAVDMINIPKIESSEQMKDFFVAFDKAASALDKPPAILVNIETALALINAAAIAATDRRIAGLQLGLGDLFEPLGIRRYEPATVHHVMLNLRLAAGSAGIYAYDSAYANIGNSEGFRQEAMLAKSLGFLGKTCIHPSQIAIANEVFAPSQEEIDWARKIVESADQASHGAYVLDGQMIDVPFINKAKMILRQIGQ; encoded by the coding sequence ATGAAAAGCAAATTATTCGTGCCGGCATCACGACCGGAATTATTCGAAAAAGCCCTCAACAGCCAGGCCGATGCCCTTTCCTTTGACCTGGAAGATGCCGTTCTGGAGATGCACAAGGATCAGGCACGCCAGCAGTTGAATGATTTCCTGCAATCACTGCAACCAGAGTCACAAAAAAAGACCATTATCGTCCGTATCAACGATATGGGGACCGCCTGGTTTGAAGACGATCTGCAGGCGTGCATGGTTGACGCCGTGGACATGATCAATATCCCGAAAATCGAATCATCCGAACAGATGAAGGATTTTTTCGTGGCCTTCGACAAGGCCGCCAGCGCACTGGACAAACCACCGGCCATTCTGGTCAACATTGAAACGGCGCTGGCCCTGATCAACGCAGCCGCTATTGCTGCAACAGACAGGCGCATCGCCGGCCTGCAACTGGGCCTGGGTGATTTGTTTGAACCGCTGGGCATCCGGCGTTACGAGCCCGCGACCGTCCATCATGTCATGCTGAATCTGCGACTGGCTGCAGGCAGCGCAGGTATCTACGCCTATGACAGCGCCTATGCCAATATCGGCAACAGCGAAGGCTTTCGGCAGGAAGCCATGCTGGCCAAATCACTTGGTTTCCTGGGCAAAACCTGCATTCACCCATCCCAGATTGCGATTGCAAATGAAGTATTCGCACCAAGCCAGGAAGAAATTGACTGGGCACGCAAAATTGTGGAGTCGGCCGATCAGGCCAGCCACGGTGCCTACGTTCTTGACGGCCAGATGATCGATGTCCCATTTATTAACAAAGCAAAAATGATTCTGCGCCAGATCGGCCAGTAA
- a CDS encoding tripartite tricarboxylate transporter substrate binding protein: MKKNALNHQSVLKAACSALLASVIALPVSAMAADAAASFPGDRPITLVVPYPPGGSNDTFARAVGMKLGTLLKTTVVIENKGGAGGSIGTMQVARAKPDGYTLAAVSSSFTTNAAIQPSLPFDPIADLRGVGLMAEGPFILAVRKTLGFTKVSELLDYAKANPGKLNYSSSGPGSSNQFATEMMNSLAKINMTHVPFKGMGPATNALIGDQVDVLIASGPSLLPAVGTGKATALAVTSSQKSQVAPDLPTIAADVPNYNFKIWWGILAPKGTPDAVVTKLNDALKQVTADEELKKFFIKEGAEAAYMTPADFDKEISDNINLWKKVARDSDIHVQK; encoded by the coding sequence ATGAAAAAAAATGCATTGAACCATCAGTCTGTTTTGAAAGCCGCGTGCAGCGCCCTGCTCGCGTCTGTGATTGCATTACCCGTGAGTGCAATGGCTGCCGACGCCGCCGCCAGCTTTCCGGGTGATCGGCCCATCACCCTGGTCGTGCCTTACCCACCGGGTGGCTCGAATGACACATTCGCCCGCGCCGTGGGCATGAAACTGGGCACGCTGCTTAAAACCACGGTCGTGATTGAAAACAAAGGTGGTGCCGGCGGCTCTATCGGCACCATGCAGGTGGCGCGCGCCAAGCCGGACGGCTATACGCTGGCGGCCGTCTCATCCAGCTTCACCACCAATGCCGCGATCCAGCCTTCACTGCCCTTTGACCCGATCGCCGACCTGCGCGGAGTGGGTCTGATGGCCGAAGGCCCGTTTATTCTGGCCGTGCGCAAAACGCTGGGGTTCACCAAGGTGAGCGAACTGCTTGACTACGCCAAAGCCAATCCCGGCAAGCTGAATTACTCCTCGTCCGGCCCGGGCAGCAGCAACCAATTTGCAACTGAAATGATGAACTCGCTGGCCAAAATCAATATGACACATGTGCCGTTCAAAGGCATGGGACCGGCAACCAACGCACTGATCGGCGATCAGGTGGATGTGTTGATTGCCAGCGGACCATCACTGTTGCCGGCAGTCGGCACCGGCAAAGCCACGGCCCTGGCCGTGACCAGCAGCCAGAAAAGCCAGGTGGCACCTGATCTGCCAACCATCGCGGCCGATGTACCCAACTACAATTTCAAAATCTGGTGGGGCATTCTGGCGCCCAAAGGCACGCCCGATGCCGTTGTCACAAAACTGAATGACGCGCTCAAACAGGTCACGGCGGATGAGGAACTGAAAAAATTCTTCATTAAGGAAGGCGCCGAAGCGGCCTATATGACGCCCGCCGATTTCGACAAGGAAATCAGCGACAACATCAACCTGTGGAAAAAAGTCGCCAGGGACAGCGATATTCACGTACAGAAATAA
- a CDS encoding CaiB/BaiF CoA transferase family protein, with translation MTSTTSGNTALPLAGIQVLDLSAYIAGPYGCTLLADLGAEVIKIEPPEGDNLRKYPSTLEAESRAFIGVNRGKRGISLDLKSAEGYDIFLTLLHKADVLVHNFRPTVPPRLKIDFQTLSQLNPRLVYCAMTGYGSTGPMANNAGYDQVLQAMSGICDSQGMGKAEPEIVYGSVVDFYASAMIANSVNAALFKRERTGEGSYVEVSLLASALTMQSTRLVWAEGEPKNIERDMRSGGITGIHPTKDGFIYLSANTPHFWEALCSLLGLASLASDERYDTVRKRAEQASVIVPIIRDALQQRSAAEWETHFGTRVPCAMVRPVHEMFDHPQVQAEGMVREFSHSKIGKYKSITGLIKMNQAPCATARAAPDFGQHTSELLAEYGYSEQEIDLFRARGIVR, from the coding sequence ATGACATCAACAACTTCAGGAAACACTGCATTGCCCCTGGCCGGTATCCAGGTGCTGGATCTGAGCGCCTATATTGCCGGGCCTTACGGTTGCACGCTGCTGGCCGACCTGGGCGCAGAAGTGATCAAAATCGAACCGCCCGAGGGTGATAATCTGCGCAAGTATCCATCTACACTGGAAGCAGAGAGCCGTGCCTTTATCGGCGTTAACCGGGGCAAGCGCGGCATCAGCCTGGATCTGAAAAGCGCCGAGGGCTATGACATATTCCTGACACTGCTGCATAAGGCTGATGTGCTGGTCCACAATTTTCGCCCTACCGTCCCGCCGCGCCTGAAAATTGATTTCCAGACATTATCGCAACTGAATCCAAGGCTGGTGTACTGCGCCATGACCGGCTATGGCTCGACCGGCCCGATGGCCAATAACGCCGGCTATGACCAGGTGCTGCAAGCCATGTCTGGCATTTGTGATTCACAGGGCATGGGCAAGGCCGAACCGGAAATTGTCTATGGCTCTGTCGTTGATTTTTACGCCAGTGCGATGATCGCCAATAGTGTTAATGCCGCGCTCTTCAAACGGGAGCGCACCGGGGAAGGCTCCTATGTGGAAGTCTCGCTGCTGGCCAGTGCACTCACCATGCAGTCTACACGTCTGGTCTGGGCAGAAGGAGAGCCTAAAAACATTGAACGGGATATGCGCTCTGGCGGTATTACCGGCATCCACCCAACAAAAGATGGATTTATCTACCTGTCGGCCAATACCCCCCACTTCTGGGAAGCGCTCTGCTCGTTGCTGGGACTGGCGTCTCTGGCCAGCGACGAACGATACGACACGGTGCGCAAGCGCGCGGAACAGGCCAGCGTTATCGTACCCATTATCCGTGACGCCTTGCAGCAACGCAGCGCAGCAGAGTGGGAAACGCATTTTGGGACCCGTGTGCCCTGCGCCATGGTTCGACCGGTACATGAGATGTTCGATCATCCGCAAGTGCAGGCCGAAGGGATGGTACGCGAATTTTCGCACAGCAAAATCGGCAAGTACAAGAGTATTACAGGCCTGATTAAAATGAATCAGGCGCCCTGTGCGACGGCACGGGCGGCGCCGGACTTTGGGCAACACACGAGCGAGCTGCTTGCCGAATATGGTTACAGCGAACAGGAAATAGACCTGTTCAGAGCGCGCGGCATTGTACGTTAA
- a CDS encoding cyclase family protein has protein sequence MSTNAHWKQRPAGANWGDFGADDQLGRLNWIDAAARVRAAREIQQGLSFSLSLPLDVPRQPVLNPRRAGPVIRPSMKNGVPIFNFPLGTDTPGATDVVSDDVVTMSPQYSTQWDALGHVCSCFDAQGSGTAAPVGYNGFRVVAHQHSNGNSDTFNGAAALSIDPMAQHGIQGRGVLIDLRHHFGDEARLIRFADIEAVMKADSIELHKGDIICFHTGLADIALNLRADDDHEILKTSCCALDGNDPQLLEWITESQVSALAADNHAVEKRNYALSKEQGPLLPLHEHCLVKLGMPLGELWHLSYLAKWLRDNKRHAFFLTAPPIYLRGMVGAPVNPVATV, from the coding sequence ATGAGCACAAACGCCCACTGGAAACAGCGCCCGGCAGGGGCCAACTGGGGAGACTTCGGCGCCGATGACCAACTGGGCCGCCTGAACTGGATTGACGCCGCGGCCCGCGTACGGGCTGCCCGCGAAATACAGCAGGGACTCAGCTTTTCATTAAGCCTGCCGCTGGATGTGCCCAGACAGCCTGTGTTAAACCCGCGCCGCGCCGGTCCGGTGATCCGCCCTTCCATGAAAAACGGCGTGCCGATTTTCAATTTCCCCCTGGGCACGGATACACCCGGCGCCACCGATGTGGTGAGCGATGACGTGGTTACTATGTCACCTCAGTATTCAACACAATGGGATGCACTCGGGCATGTCTGTTCCTGTTTTGATGCACAGGGGTCAGGCACTGCAGCGCCAGTAGGCTATAACGGCTTTCGTGTGGTTGCGCATCAACACAGCAACGGCAACAGCGACACTTTCAATGGCGCGGCCGCGCTATCTATCGACCCCATGGCGCAACACGGCATTCAGGGACGCGGCGTACTCATCGATTTGCGCCATCACTTTGGTGACGAAGCCAGGCTGATCCGTTTTGCCGACATCGAAGCGGTGATGAAAGCCGACAGTATTGAGCTGCACAAAGGGGACATCATATGCTTTCACACCGGCCTTGCCGATATTGCGCTGAACCTGCGTGCCGATGACGATCACGAGATTCTGAAAACCAGCTGCTGCGCGCTGGACGGCAACGATCCACAACTGCTTGAATGGATCACGGAATCACAGGTGTCGGCACTCGCTGCCGATAACCATGCTGTAGAAAAACGCAATTACGCGCTAAGCAAAGAACAGGGGCCATTGTTGCCGCTGCACGAGCACTGCCTGGTAAAACTGGGCATGCCCTTGGGAGAGTTATGGCATTTGTCTTACCTGGCCAAATGGCTGCGAGACAACAAACGCCATGCCTTCTTTCTGACTGCGCCGCCCATCTATTTGCGCGGCATGGTGGGCGCACCCGTTAACCCCGTTGCAACCGTATAG
- a CDS encoding Bug family tripartite tricarboxylate transporter substrate binding protein has product MSLNKTLIAFSLGCSVLAGSTAWAADYPSKAIRMIVPYSAGGGADNAARIIAKALGDTLKQPIVIENKAGASGSIGATQVARAPADGYTLLYDASSFSINPVLRKLPYDPLKDFVGIAKVVSSPYLMVVPANSPYDSVKAYVDAAKAAPGKLTFASYGIGSPVHIVGELLKQETGVDIVHVPYKGGAPALVDVMSGVVDTYFANAASAMSYIRGGKLKALATTASKRSSDLPDVPTMEEQGVKMDVSEWKGIFAPAGTPEPVISKLSEAINTALKDPATIKQLNNLGMQVEESSPESFKAFITDELSKWDAVAKKNDIKLD; this is encoded by the coding sequence ATGTCATTAAATAAAACACTTATCGCCTTCTCTCTGGGCTGCAGTGTGCTGGCCGGCAGCACAGCCTGGGCTGCCGACTATCCCAGCAAGGCCATTCGCATGATCGTGCCCTACTCGGCTGGCGGTGGCGCGGACAATGCCGCACGCATTATTGCCAAAGCGCTGGGCGATACGCTTAAGCAGCCGATTGTGATCGAGAACAAGGCCGGCGCCAGTGGTTCTATCGGTGCAACCCAGGTTGCGCGTGCCCCTGCCGATGGCTACACCCTGCTGTACGATGCATCGTCCTTTTCCATCAACCCCGTGCTGCGCAAACTACCCTACGATCCACTAAAGGATTTTGTGGGCATCGCCAAGGTGGTGAGCTCGCCCTATCTGATGGTCGTGCCGGCCAACTCGCCCTATGACAGCGTTAAAGCCTATGTGGATGCCGCCAAAGCCGCGCCTGGTAAGCTGACTTTCGCCTCTTACGGCATTGGCAGCCCGGTACATATTGTGGGCGAATTGCTTAAGCAGGAAACCGGTGTTGATATCGTACACGTTCCCTATAAGGGCGGTGCACCAGCACTGGTGGATGTCATGAGTGGTGTTGTGGACACCTATTTTGCCAATGCGGCCTCGGCCATGTCGTATATTCGCGGCGGCAAACTGAAAGCACTGGCCACCACGGCATCCAAACGCAGCAGCGACCTGCCTGATGTGCCGACCATGGAAGAACAGGGTGTGAAAATGGACGTGAGCGAGTGGAAAGGCATTTTCGCACCTGCCGGCACACCTGAACCGGTTATCAGCAAACTGTCCGAGGCCATCAACACCGCGCTTAAAGACCCCGCGACTATCAAGCAATTGAACAATCTGGGGATGCAGGTGGAAGAAAGCTCGCCCGAGTCTTTCAAAGCATTTATTACAGATGAATTGAGCAAATGGGATGCCGTGGCTAAAAAGAATGATATCAAGCTCGATTAA
- a CDS encoding Bug family tripartite tricarboxylate transporter substrate binding protein: MTLFRNATVRWLNIFLAVGALTFAAVSVAATADQNFPNKPIRLIVSYPAGGSVDVAARILQEPLSKGLGQSVVIENKGGAGGTIGTAQVAKAAPDGYTLLLTLSSHTINPAIYAQLPFDTEKDLDPVSMVASAPQVLVAHPSFKPSTIPELIAYAKAADTPVIYGSAGVGSPSHIAGELFKKLGQVQLTHAPYRGGGPATVDVLGGQIPLLWVSLPAVTQYIRNGKLKALAVSTKERTPVLPDVPSVAETLDGFNVDSWYAMFAPAGTPRPIIDKIQKVLAQAAGDKAIQDAFLAQGAVVVGGTPEALDAVVKKEIPAWKTLAKEANIKIN; the protein is encoded by the coding sequence ATGACCCTATTTAGAAATGCTACTGTGCGCTGGCTGAATATTTTCCTAGCTGTTGGCGCATTGACCTTCGCGGCAGTGAGCGTTGCTGCCACTGCTGACCAGAATTTCCCCAATAAGCCGATTCGTTTGATCGTGTCCTACCCGGCGGGCGGTAGTGTTGACGTGGCCGCACGCATTTTGCAGGAGCCGCTAAGCAAAGGGTTGGGGCAAAGCGTGGTCATTGAAAACAAGGGCGGTGCGGGTGGCACCATTGGTACGGCACAGGTGGCCAAGGCCGCGCCCGATGGTTATACGCTATTGTTGACCTTGTCGTCGCACACGATCAACCCCGCCATTTATGCGCAATTGCCATTTGATACGGAGAAAGATCTGGATCCCGTATCCATGGTTGCATCCGCGCCTCAGGTGCTGGTGGCGCATCCGTCTTTCAAGCCGTCAACGATTCCGGAACTTATTGCATACGCCAAGGCAGCAGACACGCCGGTCATTTATGGTTCTGCGGGTGTCGGCTCGCCCAGTCATATTGCAGGTGAATTATTCAAGAAGCTGGGGCAGGTTCAGTTAACGCATGCGCCGTATCGCGGCGGTGGTCCTGCAACGGTAGATGTGCTGGGCGGACAGATCCCCTTGCTTTGGGTATCGTTGCCTGCGGTGACTCAGTATATTCGCAATGGCAAACTCAAGGCGCTTGCCGTCTCCACGAAAGAGCGCACGCCAGTGCTCCCGGATGTACCATCGGTGGCCGAGACTCTTGATGGTTTCAATGTGGATTCCTGGTACGCCATGTTCGCGCCTGCCGGTACCCCGCGCCCCATCATCGACAAAATTCAGAAAGTACTGGCCCAGGCCGCCGGCGATAAGGCGATACAGGATGCATTCCTTGCGCAGGGTGCGGTTGTGGTAGGCGGGACACCAGAGGCGCTTGATGCCGTGGTGAAAAAGGAAATCCCCGCCTGGAAGACGCTGGCCAAAGAGGCGAATATTAAAATTAATTGA
- a CDS encoding GntR family transcriptional regulator: MNKKEFFLPGTPLYFAVKQSLLAALASGEWVRGQAIPPENQLAEKFGVSIGTLRKAVDELVSEHILIRHQGRGTFVATHESDQHFFKFFRIQRRDGYKTYPTTRLLKFRRRKATREACERLQLPKDASVFHFFNLLSLNNDLVMVDEIQVPEVLFATLNEQSLGERSSTLYNFYQNNFGINIVDTREKLSVCQADSAVAGWLDIAEATPLLLIDRTAYTYQDRPVEWRQTRANTAKYEYIAKD, encoded by the coding sequence ATGAACAAGAAAGAATTCTTTTTACCGGGCACGCCTCTTTATTTTGCAGTCAAGCAATCCTTGCTGGCGGCGCTTGCAAGTGGCGAGTGGGTGCGCGGCCAGGCGATTCCACCCGAGAATCAACTGGCCGAAAAATTCGGGGTATCCATCGGGACCCTGCGCAAGGCGGTGGATGAGCTGGTGAGCGAACATATCCTGATTCGTCATCAGGGGCGGGGTACCTTTGTTGCCACGCACGAAAGCGATCAGCATTTTTTCAAGTTTTTCCGGATCCAGCGTCGGGATGGCTACAAGACGTATCCAACAACGCGTCTGCTGAAATTTCGTCGTCGGAAAGCGACGCGCGAGGCCTGCGAGCGTTTGCAGTTGCCCAAAGATGCCAGCGTATTTCATTTTTTTAATCTGCTGAGCCTGAATAATGATCTGGTGATGGTGGATGAAATCCAGGTGCCGGAAGTGCTTTTTGCCACGCTGAATGAGCAGAGCCTGGGCGAGCGCTCGAGCACGCTATACAATTTTTATCAGAATAATTTCGGCATCAATATTGTTGATACGCGCGAAAAGTTGAGCGTTTGCCAGGCCGACAGCGCCGTGGCCGGTTGGCTGGATATCGCCGAAGCCACGCCTTTGCTATTGATTGATCGCACCGCGTATACGTATCAGGATCGCCCGGTGGAGTGGCGGCAAACACGCGCCAATACTGCGAAATACGAATATATCGCCAAAGACTGA
- a CDS encoding UxaA family hydrolase, with the protein MIHAVLHDSKDTVAVAVVEGITAGMELACWNMEEDKIITVKATQDIPIGHKVALVDMKDGDTVFKYSVDIGKVVAPIKAGDHAHVHNIKTKRW; encoded by the coding sequence ATGATCCATGCCGTATTGCATGATTCAAAGGACACCGTTGCCGTTGCCGTCGTCGAAGGGATTACGGCCGGAATGGAACTGGCCTGCTGGAATATGGAAGAAGACAAAATCATTACTGTGAAAGCCACCCAGGACATTCCCATCGGCCACAAGGTCGCCCTGGTAGACATGAAAGATGGCGATACCGTCTTCAAATACAGTGTCGATATCGGCAAAGTGGTTGCGCCCATCAAGGCAGGCGACCATGCCCACGTGCACAACATCAAAACCAAGCGCTGGTAA
- a CDS encoding UxaA family hydrolase: MAIIDSNTTFRGYRRDNGRVGIRNHVVILPVDDISNAAVEAVANNIKGTIGIPHPYGRLQFGADLDLHFRTLIGTGCNPNVAAVVVIGIEEGWTKKVVDAIAQTGKPVAGFSIELHGDHDTIMRASKKAKEFVHYATALERVECPIADLWVSTKCGESDTTSGCGANPTVGDAFDKLYATGNTLVFGETSELTGGEQIVAARCANDKVREDFMFMFNRYQDMINRWKTSDLSESQPTKGNIAGGLTTIEEKALGNIQKIGKKCKVDGVLDKAEMPTGKGLWFMDSSSAAAEMVTLCAASGYAVHFFPTGQGNVIGNPILPVIKICANPRTVRTMAEHIDVDTSGLLQREINLDQAGDKLLECMLATANGRWTSAEALGHREFVLTRLFESA, from the coding sequence ATGGCCATTATTGATTCAAACACCACCTTCCGCGGCTACAGAAGAGACAACGGGCGCGTTGGCATACGCAACCACGTTGTGATTCTGCCTGTAGACGATATTTCAAATGCAGCCGTTGAAGCGGTTGCCAACAACATCAAAGGCACTATCGGCATTCCCCATCCATACGGACGCCTGCAATTTGGCGCCGATCTTGATCTGCACTTTCGCACGCTGATTGGAACAGGCTGCAATCCCAACGTTGCCGCCGTCGTCGTCATCGGCATTGAAGAAGGCTGGACCAAAAAAGTAGTCGATGCCATCGCCCAAACCGGCAAGCCGGTAGCAGGCTTTTCCATCGAACTGCACGGCGATCACGACACGATTATGCGTGCCTCCAAAAAGGCCAAGGAATTCGTGCATTACGCCACGGCGCTGGAACGTGTTGAATGCCCTATTGCAGATCTGTGGGTCTCTACCAAATGCGGCGAATCGGACACCACATCAGGTTGCGGTGCTAACCCAACTGTAGGCGACGCCTTTGACAAACTCTACGCTACCGGCAATACACTTGTGTTTGGGGAAACCTCGGAGCTGACCGGCGGCGAACAAATCGTGGCGGCCCGTTGCGCCAACGACAAAGTACGCGAAGATTTCATGTTCATGTTCAATCGCTATCAGGACATGATCAATCGCTGGAAAACCTCGGATCTGTCAGAATCGCAGCCAACCAAAGGCAATATTGCCGGCGGCCTGACCACAATTGAAGAAAAAGCCCTGGGCAACATCCAGAAAATCGGTAAAAAATGCAAGGTAGACGGCGTGCTGGACAAAGCCGAAATGCCCACCGGCAAAGGCCTTTGGTTTATGGACTCGTCTTCTGCCGCGGCCGAAATGGTGACGCTGTGCGCGGCTTCTGGCTATGCGGTGCATTTTTTCCCCACCGGCCAGGGCAACGTGATTGGCAATCCGATTCTGCCTGTCATCAAAATCTGCGCCAATCCGCGTACCGTCAGAACCATGGCCGAACACATTGACGTGGACACCTCTGGTCTGTTGCAACGCGAAATCAATCTGGACCAGGCAGGAGATAAACTGCTTGAATGCATGCTGGCCACAGCCAATGGTCGCTGGACATCCGCCGAAGCACTGGGCCACCGCGAATTTGTCCTGACCCGACTATTCGAAAGCGCCTGA
- a CDS encoding Bug family tripartite tricarboxylate transporter substrate binding protein — translation MKHRHTATKRSILKFGLLSLFCASTAIVAPAAQADWKPDQYITYIVPFAPGGLTDVAARMVAKGVGDKTGWNIVVNNKAGANGNLGPAEAARAKPDGNTWLAITMTHAVNKTLFGQKAGYDIEKDFVPVAKIASSAIMVVVPQNSPIKTLQDLIDTAKKKTLNVGSSGTGTPPHIAAALFQELTKTKMTHVPYKGGAPSMVDLIGGQIDVVFSNYPESLSYVQQGKLRALAITSEKRAAAVPDVPTTAEAGLPRLMVDNFTGLMAPKGTDPALVKEISDKVTAVVGEKAMGEQLIKLGFIPDPMGPDQFKTYLHDQIEKLAKTIKDADIKVN, via the coding sequence ATGAAACATCGTCACACCGCAACAAAACGCAGCATACTCAAATTCGGACTGTTGTCATTGTTCTGTGCAAGCACCGCGATTGTGGCTCCCGCGGCGCAGGCTGACTGGAAACCGGATCAATACATCACCTATATTGTTCCCTTTGCTCCCGGCGGCCTCACCGATGTTGCCGCCCGCATGGTCGCCAAAGGCGTGGGCGACAAAACCGGGTGGAATATCGTCGTAAACAACAAGGCCGGTGCCAACGGTAACCTTGGGCCTGCCGAAGCGGCCCGCGCTAAACCGGATGGCAATACCTGGCTGGCCATAACCATGACCCATGCAGTCAATAAAACCCTGTTCGGACAAAAAGCCGGCTATGACATAGAAAAAGACTTTGTACCCGTAGCCAAGATCGCCTCGTCGGCCATCATGGTTGTCGTACCACAAAACAGCCCTATCAAAACCCTGCAGGACCTGATTGACACCGCCAAAAAGAAAACCTTGAACGTGGGCAGCAGCGGTACCGGTACGCCTCCGCATATTGCGGCGGCGTTGTTTCAGGAACTGACCAAAACCAAAATGACGCACGTTCCCTATAAAGGCGGCGCACCTTCCATGGTGGACCTGATCGGGGGGCAGATAGATGTGGTTTTCTCCAATTATCCTGAATCCCTGTCCTATGTTCAGCAAGGCAAATTGCGGGCACTGGCCATCACATCTGAAAAACGCGCCGCTGCCGTACCCGACGTGCCCACCACCGCAGAAGCCGGCTTACCCAGGCTGATGGTAGACAACTTCACCGGCCTGATGGCGCCCAAAGGCACCGACCCCGCCCTGGTAAAGGAAATCAGCGACAAGGTGACGGCCGTGGTTGGTGAAAAAGCCATGGGCGAACAACTGATCAAGCTGGGGTTCATCCCCGACCCAATGGGGCCAGACCAGTTCAAAACCTATCTGCATGACCAGATTGAAAAACTGGCCAAAACCATCAAAGACGCCGACATCAAAGTCAACTAA